The Coregonus clupeaformis isolate EN_2021a chromosome 39, ASM2061545v1, whole genome shotgun sequence genome contains the following window.
ggaaatacaaaataattctacagatgagtgaccgAATCAGGGCATTCAGAGGAAATAATTCTTATTGGAGAGAGAGTCTTTCAAAAGCGAACTATTCCCCCTTCCCCGGTTGTTCATGTTTCTAGCAGAAAACACCAACAGTAAGTGTTCCACacgagtgatgactgctcacctccaatGCTTGGAAGAGCAGTTTGGGACCCACTTCCAATCGATTTGACTGCGATCCTGGCTCCGTTGACATGCTTGTAAGTGAAATccaacagctgattgagtttcatGTGACCGAATGCATTCACTGGTCACTACGaaggagttttggttcctgatTCAAATGGAAAACCGTGCCATCTCCCTCTGAGCATTAATGCTGCGTTAAGAAAAACAGGGAACTTGGAACttgaactcggaaatctccgacttccggaaaatgttttgaacggtcatccaactcagaattccaactcgggaactcgggcctctttctagagctccaaatTTCCAACCTgcagatcactgatgtcatcatTTGACCTTGTATTTTTCCGAGTTCTCttttgtcttgaaagcaccataaaactcatggtacccttcgccagctcatatctgtgtgtAGCTGGATTCAatgctctcgtctgcattaaaaccaaatatcgatccaggttggatgtgacagcagagatgaggtgcgtactgtcgaccacgccccctgactttgagaagctccaacgcgacatgcatcaagcacacccatctcattagtggtggtgagataacatacattatgtcagactaattgactgtcatagccccacattaaaagtatgtgatggtgagttgagaagacaatcagaaatactgtgagaatgttttttcaattgactgccatagccccaaataaaaaagtaGACAATCGCTGTtaattattttaattgttttttaCATGTTTGGGATTGCGAtgattttcagatatcaaaatggggttgtGGGCCAAAAAGGTTTGCAAACCACTGGCATAGAGTATATATTATGCTTGCAGTAACTAAACTGGCCATATGGGGGGGGGGCAGCTTTCCTATGAAGTACTGTACTGAAAAGTTAATAAGATACTGTTGTCTTGATTAAACCCTCCCAGTTTCCATACGTGATTCTTGCTGGAAGGTTCGACTGACTGGTTACACATTAACCAGAGGAGCTGCAGTATGTTGTCTCTTTATCAACTCTTTCTGTTCTCATAATTATGGCCACTCACTAGCCTTTAGCATTAGCAATTTGGTAAATGGGTACTTGGTATGAataatatttgagactatatgtGATACAtatacaacaaaataggacatTATTTTTACACAAGGTAAGTGTCTGAAAAATAATCACCATAATGTCCTGAAATGATTccatcttgctctctctctctctctctgtctgtctctctctctctctcgttgactAACCATTCAGCGTTATTGTTTTTTTACTGTAACTTTGAACTTCTATACTAGTGGGTTAAACAATAATCATTTTGATCTGAGGCAATTTGAAATATCCCTGAAAGACAACCCCTTCAACAGGATAACTGAAGTACTGTCTTTCTGAAACTAACTAATCACTTTTAGAATGTAATCCTTTCTTGAAATGTCTTTGGAATGGAACTAGCACAGTAGGAAGTGATTTGGGTAGTACTTTATGTTATGGTACATAAATTGCATATTTGCTAGGACATTATAAGGTATCAATGGGTACTTGCTAGTACATACTTCAAATAATTGTACCCAATTGGTAACTACCTGATACCAAATGCATTTTAGTGCTTGTTCCAATGAGTCCCAAAGAAACAGTTTACTGCCAGTGTCCTTATTCATGCattcataaagcctttataacagctatataacacattataacatttgtcataagctgTAATGAGTTGTTTTAAATAGTTATGAGTAACGGCATAAGATGTTATAAAACTAGTTATAATGGGTGTTATAGATGACTGTTCATCTTGTTGTCATATGCGCTTATGTCAACTGTTAATAACAACTGCTATTACACATTCTGCATGACAACTAATGTCATATGTTATTACATGCTACATAAGTGTCTACATACCAGATGTTATAATAGGGCTTTATATCATTTACCAAACTCTGTGTCACATTATTACATGAAATGGAATGATGGGCGTCAAAACCATGTCACATGCCGTTATAGAGTGTGCACAGACACTTTAAGTAAAGTGACATACATTTGAGGTGTTATAAAACAGTTATGAATGTGCTTAATACCACAGAGTTGAGCGTATCACAAAACCATTCAGGATCACCCACTTGTTGTGGTGGTAACACAACAACAATTCTGTGTTTGAGACTGACCAGAGGCATTTCTCCAATTAAAACATTAAGAATAGATAAAGTTTGCCTTCCTCTCTGCTCAAGCCATTTTCCATAGTTTCCTTTACACTTGTCTCTTGGTTTTTGTTAGCAATGTGAATCAGGCCTAGCAGATGTGAAATAAGGTTGCTAATTTCTTTATAGGTGCCGTGGCTGAGTATTATAGAAGGACAAGACAGAGTTGTTCTGCAACAATTTGACTCTTAACTTTGACCATTTTGCCACCATCACCATGGGTAAGCTGCTTGGATATAGATACttaagggctggattcaatccgtatcgcggaagtATTGTGGAAGATCTGCGTTCAAATTTAACAGTAATTTTCAGATTGAGCCAACATACTGTATGCAGCATTTACTTTTAATGCAGTCTCTGCGAATGCTGGAACATTGCCTTTATATTTCAATCGAGCTAGAACTCGGATCCGCAATACttctgcgatacggattgaatccagccctaaaTACATCATGTGATATACTGGGGACTACTTGATTGTTAGCTGTTACTATTTAGCCACCATCACCATGGTAATAGCCACCATCACCATGGTAATAGCCACCATCACTATGGGTAAAGCTGCTCCGATATACAAACCAAAAACATTAGCCCTAAATACATGAATTTACCCCTGACTACTATATTCAGTACAACTATAGTAAATATACTACTGGAGTAAAATAAGCACAACTATTTCTTTCTTTTATAGGATGTTGGGAATCAAAAACAGAAGAACAGAGTAAGTTTGTTTTCTTCTCTTTGTCACAAAAAGGTTATGGTGGATATTTGTCTTTCAAAAGAAGAAAATGTATAATTGAACACTGTATTACTTTATACAGGACAGAGCACAGGGGATTCAGCAAAGATGGGTAGGCTTTTAATCTCTTAATGTAAATACTTTTACTGTATCATTATTTCAAAAGAAGACAATTGAGAGTTGGTAGATTTAAAATATGATCTCTGATTTTTAAGGACTCAATATTTTAGTGTTTTATGTTATACATAggggaggaagtgtgtgtgtgggggggtctcGTATTATCCATGCATGTTTTGTTTaataaacaacaaaaacataaaaTTGATGGAAAGCATGTGCAGTTATACAGTATGGTCTGACAAATATTTCAGATGAAGAATGTTTATTTAAATTATTTAAGGAATATTCTATTGTTTTGGTGATATGAAGGTTATGACTCAACTGCAGAGCTAGAAAACCCTTTACAGACAGAAACGCAGCTCAAACCATCTCCTAGAAATGGTGAGAAATATACTACATTAATACAAATGATGCTGTATATATTCTGGGTAAGCACCAACTTTGCACCAACTTACCCTAGTGCGGCATCTTATCCATGTGCATACAAATTAAGTCAGATGTATATTTTTGTTAATTACACAGTATCTTTCCCAGTTATTAGCTTTGTGTTCCATACCTCATTCTGGTTTATCATTGCAATTGTAGATGCATCAGCGAGATCCAGGAAGGACACTGCAAAGTTCGCTAATGCATCTCTTTTAAATACAATATAACTTCAGATAATATTCATATGAAATGTGAGACATAGATTTGCTATTTTTTCCCCATTTTTTCCCCCACCAGATATAAATCAAGCACGCACACATGAAGGTAATGCGCTCTGTCAACAGAATCTGTTTTTTAACTcaattaaaatattttttatctgCCCTATATGCCTAATCTTTAAATCACTAAAGATGCAATTACAATGAAAATAATGAGTGAATAAAATATGTTGTTTTCCTATTCTCCACAGTGGATGTCACTCTGGATGTGGACACAGCTCACCCTAAGCTGAAGATAAATGGGAAATCACTACATTGGATAGGTGAATCATCGCAGAGAAACATTGACATTGAGAACTGTTTTGATGAAGAGCCTTTTGTGTTGGGCAAAACGGGCCGTGCTTTGAAGACTTACTGGGAGGTGGATGTGAAGGAGAAGGATGACTGGGTGCTTGGCGTTGCCAAGGCAACGGCTCACAGGAAGGGGCCGTTGGCTTTCAGACCAAAAGATGGCTTCTGGGTAATCAGACTATCCAATGGACAAAGACTTAAAGCCATGGAGGATGAAGAACGTGTTCTTGACGTAGGAATTCCAGATAAAGTCGGTATCTATCTGGATTATCCGGAAAGGAAGGTGACTTTCTTTAATGCAAAAGATGGTTCACTCATCCACTCATTTATCAATGGACCAAGTTATGAGGATGATGTCCTCCCACTTTTCTCACCCTGGAACAATGATCCAAAACCAATCACAATTTTGTCAATCACGGCAACATAAAAAACATaattcatcacattccctgtcTGTCAATAGCTTATCGTGGTATAAAGCTATGTCAATCATTTTCGATTAAATACTATAAAGAATTGTGGATTCATCAATATTGTGAAgaacgggcggcaggtagcttagtggttaagagcgatgtgccagtaatcgaaaggtcgctggttctaatccccgagccgactaggggaaaaatctgttgatgtgcccttgagcaaggcacttaaccctaattgctcatgtaagtcgctctggataagagcatctgctaaatgactaaaatgttgtgctCCATATTCTTTATCAATGTATTATACATTCATTATTTCAGTAGTGTATTGTGTGTGACATTAAACAAGCATTTTTGTTTTAAAACATGAAATGTTGATTTGTGAAAAATACAGAATCTTATTTGGTATCTGAATGTAGATCTATTGATGACTAGGATTGAGAGATACAACTACCTTCTACTGGCTTGTATGTAGTTGTTTTGACAAGTTTAATAATCCTCCATCACATAAAACCTTGATTATCTTTACAATGACCAACAATgcaagctacagtgcattcggaaagtgttcagacccctttacttttcccacattttgttacattgcagccttattctaaaatggattaaattgtttattcccctcatcaatctacacacaataccccataatgacgaagcaaaaacaggtttgtagacattttatcaaatgtataaaaaatttaaaaacggaaatatcacatttacataagtattcagaccctttactcagtactttgtcgaagcacctttggcagcaattacagcctcaagtcttcttgggaatgatgttacaagcttggcacacctgtatttggggaatttctcccattcttctctgcagatcctctcaagctctgtcaggttggattgggagcattgctgcaaagctattttcaggtcttgccagagatgttcgatcaggtttaagtccgggctctggctgggccaatcaaggacattcagagacttgtcctgaagcctgtgtgcttagggttgttgtcctgttgcaaggtgaaccttcaccccagtctgaggtcctgagtgctctggagcaagttttcatcaaggatctctctgtactttgtttcGTTCATcgttgcctcaatcctgactagtcttccagtccatGCCGctcaaaaacatccccacagcatgatgctgccaccaccatgcttcaccgtagggatggtgtcaggtttcctccagacgtgacgcttggcattcaggcaaaatagttcaatcttggtttcatcagaccagagaatcttgtttctcatggtctgagcgtgtttaggggccttttggcaaactccaagcggcctgtcatgtgccttttactgaggagtggcttccgtctggccactctaccataaaggcctgattggtggagtgctgcagagatgattgtccgtctggaaggttcccccatctccacagaggaactctagagctctgtcagagagaccattgtgttcttggtcacctccctgaccaaggcccttctcccccgattgctcagtttggccgggcggccaggtctaggaagattcttggtggttccaaacctcttccatttaagaatgatggaggccactgtgcacTTGGGGACCTACAAtactgcctcgacacaatcctgtctcagagctctacagacaattccttcgacctcatggcttggtttcttctccaacaagcactgtcaactgtgggactttatatagacacgtgtgcctttccaaatcatgtccaatcaattgaatttaccacaggtggcctccaatcaagttgtagaaacatttcaaagatgatcaatggaaacaggatgcacctgagctcattatcgagtctcatagcaaagggtctgaatacttctgtaaataaggtatttctgtttttaatttttgataaattagcaaaacaagctaaaagcctgtttttgctttgtcattatgtggtattgtgtgtagattgttgaggcttttgtatttatttaatcaattttagaataaggctgtaacataacaaaatgtggaaaaagtaaaggggtctgaatactttcctaaggtGCTGTAGTTAGCCAGAGATTTGACACAATATATTGACCCAGTGAAGCCTGTAGTTAGTTGTCCAGTGTAACATCTAGTTTCACCATATTATCATTACAGATATTTCTACCAATATTTTAGTTCAATCAGTCTGGGATATAAAGTGATTATATGACTTATTTTTAAAAGAACTATGACTATATATTATGAATGACAAAACATAAATCTGACAAAACAGAATTTGTTAGTGTATACatctgtcacgaattccgccgagactgctcctcctccttgctcgggcaggcttcatcgttcgtcgtccccggagtactagctactaccgcttgatgtctcgatgtttgtttggtcttgtcttgttagtgcacctgtttcgtgttatgtatggattaggtcacctataagtttcctttagttttgtttgcagttgtgtgtgattgacCGCCTGTCCGTTGATTTATGGTATTTGTTCTCGTGTTTATAGTGTATTtacgcactgtatgcgtaatcgctcgcctccagtttttgaggcccgttattttgtattgtcttGTTGACTAGTAGAGTCATTTTGACTgatcttctgtgtcctgcgcctgactccaacacctatccacatcagcttgtgacaACATCTTTATAATGAGGGATACTCACTTTACAGTAATGAGAATCAAAACAGACATTTTAGTAGATTTTTACAGTTACATTTAAAACATTCGAAAACAGTAGGCTTACAGCTCTCAAaaagggcaaaatgttccatcTCACATCGCTCAGATCAGTGTGTGTGGGACAAAGAAAGTAAAAGATTGAAGTAACTCAATCTTCACAAAGTTAATCATTGCTAAAGCTAAACAATTGCTCAAGCAATGGACTATAATCCGCATTGCACTCTACGCATCAGCTGTTTTCCCCATGGTCAAATAAAACCACAGATAAAACCATAGTCCACTAACACTCCCAGCTCCACAGGTTTTCAGTTCAATGGGAATGACATTAGGCAttaagcagtggtgtaaagtacttaagtataaatactttaaagtactacttaagtatttttggggtgtgtctgtactttactttactatttctatttttgacaacttttacttttacttcactacattcctaaagaaaataatgtactttttactccttacattttccccgacacccaaaagtactggttacagtttgaaacGCTTATCAGGACAGgaaaaatggtctaattcacacacttatcatccccggtcatccctactgcctctgatctggcagactcactaaacacaaatgcttcatttgtaaattatgtctgagtgttgaagtGTGCCCTGGccatccgtaaataaataaaaaatcacgaaaatcgtgccgtctggtttgcttaaaataagcaatttgaaatgatttttaattttacttttacttttgatacttaagtacatttaaaaccaaatacttttagacttctactcaagtactattttactgggtgacttttacttttacttgagtaagtttcttttaaggtatttttacttttactcaagtatgacaagtgggtactttttccaccactggtcctGGGTGACTCCAACACTCCATTGAGTCTTCTTTACCTGGTCACCCTCCCCGTAACCTGTATCATATCCCTTTACACCCAAGACACAGTGCTTTTCCTCAAACCTCTTCTCAGTTGCCTTTTCTCTCCGTAGGTCTCCAAATTTTAATGACAGATACAGTAAGTCTGGGGTGTGCAGTGTATGGGTCGAGAGTCACATCCGCTGTAAGTAAGTACATATTTAATTGTTCAAAGCAGTTGCGACACTGActgctgaagtgtgtgtgtgtgtgaatcttaACCCCCTAAAGTTGATGTCCTCGCCACCATGGaacatctaattagcataataaaaaaatccccattaaaatctgtcaatttaagctagagatattggatgcgtctcaatccaccggaTCCACCTATGTCTCACTTCCACATTTACAGTGAAAGGTGACatagctagagcggtgtttgtcagacaatgagacatcccgaaaatccgTCTTCTCACAAAGCCGTTTGTAGCGTCTGAACGGTAACCCTTAATAACCCTTAATATGACCCCTCAGTGGAAAGATTTTTCTCTAGGACTCCCACAGGTCTCACAAGACTCGTCTAAAGGTCCCCCGGTTCTACTTGAAAACATTTATAGaagcacagtaccagtcaaaagtttggacacgtactcattcaacggttttcctttcttttttactattttctacattgtagaataatagtgaagacatcaaaactatgaaataacaaatatggaatcatgtagtaaccaaaaatgtgttaaacaaatcaaaatatattttccaacagtcttgaaggagttcccacatattctaagcacttgttgactgattttccttcactctgcgggccaactcatcctaaaccatctcaattgggttgagatcgggtgattgtggagcccaggtcatctgatgcagcactccatcactctccttcttggtcaaatagcccttacacagcctggaggtgtgttggatcattgtcctgttgaaaaataaatgatagtcccactaagtgcaaaccagatgggatggtgtattactgcagaatgctgtggtagccattatggttaagtgtgccttgaattctaaataaatcactgacagtgtcaccagcaaagcacccccacaccatcacacctcctcctccatgcttcacggtgggaaacacacatgcggagatcatccgttcacctactctgcgaccaaaaatctcacatttggactcatcagaccaaaggacagatttccaccggtctaatgaccattgatcgtgtttcttggtccaagcaagtctcttcttcttattggtgtccttcagtagtggtttctttgcagcaattcgaccatgaaggcc
Protein-coding sequences here:
- the LOC121554445 gene encoding butyrophilin subfamily 1 member A1, with the translated sequence MGCWESKTEEQRQSTGDSAKMGYDSTAELENPLQTETQLKPSPRNDINQARTHEVDVTLDVDTAHPKLKINGKSLHWIGESSQRNIDIENCFDEEPFVLGKTGRALKTYWEVDVKEKDDWVLGVAKATAHRKGPLAFRPKDGFWVIRLSNGQRLKAMEDEERVLDVGIPDKVGIYLDYPERKVTFFNAKDGSLIHSFINGPSYEDDVLPLFSPWNNDPKPITILSITAT